From one Streptomyces sp. NBC_01478 genomic stretch:
- a CDS encoding AraC family transcriptional regulator, whose amino-acid sequence MSRPRARLEAPIGAATLLLGFEGTVRISRGGREPTELASVFCGPTTTAALGEHSGRLAGVEVLLMPWAAFTLFGTAQHELADRVVDPDELPHVLGSRWAGIGELAAALAALPTWTARFELLDEVFTRWSAAGTPSSERVVRAWSELVRTWGAMPVPRLADEVGWSVRQLENRFREQIGLGPKAAARVLRLQRARRLLASGRSQAETAAVCGFYDQAHLSGEFRAMTGCTPGQFTVARVSPPAERTGAPAGDRVPGEATSLLLDPGRAADFSKTGRAR is encoded by the coding sequence CTGTCCCGGCCCCGAGCCCGGCTCGAGGCGCCTATCGGGGCCGCCACGCTGCTGCTCGGGTTCGAGGGGACCGTGCGGATATCGCGGGGTGGCCGGGAGCCGACGGAGCTCGCGTCCGTGTTCTGCGGGCCTACGACCACTGCGGCGCTCGGCGAACACAGCGGGCGGCTCGCGGGAGTTGAGGTCCTGCTGATGCCGTGGGCCGCGTTCACGCTGTTCGGCACGGCTCAGCACGAACTCGCCGACCGGGTGGTCGATCCGGACGAACTCCCGCACGTACTGGGCTCCCGCTGGGCCGGGATCGGCGAACTGGCCGCCGCGCTCGCCGCGTTGCCGACCTGGACGGCCCGATTCGAGCTGCTGGACGAGGTGTTCACCCGCTGGTCGGCGGCCGGTACGCCGAGTTCGGAACGGGTCGTACGGGCCTGGTCCGAGCTGGTGCGGACCTGGGGCGCGATGCCGGTGCCCCGGCTCGCGGACGAAGTGGGCTGGAGCGTACGGCAGTTGGAGAACCGCTTCCGGGAACAGATCGGCCTCGGCCCCAAGGCGGCGGCCCGCGTCCTGCGGTTGCAACGGGCCCGGCGACTCCTCGCGTCCGGCCGCAGCCAGGCGGAGACGGCGGCGGTCTGCGGTTTCTACGACCAGGCGCATCTGAGCGGCGAGTTCAGGGCGATGACGGGGTGCACACCGGGTCAGTTCACGGTGGCCCGGGTGAGTCCGCCGGCGGAGCGGACCGGGGCGCCGGCCGGGGACCGGGTGCCGGGTGAGGCGACGAGTCTGCTGCTCGATCCCGGTCGCGCTGCGGATTTCTCCAAGACCGGCCGGGCGCGTTGA
- a CDS encoding helix-turn-helix transcriptional regulator, translating to MTDRRLWSYKEIAAHIRVQPDTVRSYRKHGLLPPPDHVEGGKPFWYADTVRAWVASRPGNRGRRDD from the coding sequence ATGACCGACCGACGGCTGTGGTCGTACAAGGAAATCGCGGCCCACATCCGCGTCCAGCCCGACACCGTCCGCTCCTACCGCAAGCACGGCCTGCTGCCCCCGCCCGACCACGTGGAGGGCGGCAAGCCGTTCTGGTACGCCGACACGGTCCGCGCCTGGGTCGCCTCCCGCCCCGGCAACCGGGGCCGTAGAGACGACTGA
- a CDS encoding class I SAM-dependent methyltransferase yields MSRYLFDNAAVQAAGRFSVLESRYDAASRTALERTGLGPGWRCLEVGGGGGSLGDWLGERVGPEGEVAVTDIDPARAAARPRAGNVRVLRHDITHDPLPGDGFDLVHARLVLIHLPERLRVLELLAGALRPGGWLVLEDFDCGWTPVLAAPDDSAAPLFERLHASLLALLERAGAEPRWGRQVVGAMLRAGLEQVTATTYAEAWQGGGEGIGLHRVNTEQVTDGLAELGVAPGDVDAFLALLDDPRFVVNSYPLVSALGRRPGEVTS; encoded by the coding sequence ATGTCCCGCTATCTGTTCGACAACGCGGCCGTCCAGGCGGCAGGGCGTTTCTCCGTACTCGAATCCCGCTACGACGCCGCGTCCAGAACGGCGTTGGAACGCACCGGGCTCGGGCCGGGGTGGCGGTGTCTCGAAGTCGGCGGTGGCGGTGGGTCGTTGGGGGACTGGCTGGGCGAACGGGTCGGGCCGGAGGGGGAGGTGGCGGTCACCGACATCGACCCGGCCCGCGCCGCGGCCCGGCCGCGCGCCGGCAATGTGCGGGTCCTGCGGCACGACATCACCCACGACCCGCTGCCCGGCGACGGCTTCGACCTGGTGCACGCCCGGCTGGTGCTGATCCATCTGCCGGAGCGGCTACGGGTGTTGGAGCTGCTGGCCGGTGCCCTGCGGCCGGGTGGCTGGCTGGTGCTGGAGGACTTCGACTGCGGCTGGACCCCCGTGCTCGCCGCACCCGACGACAGCGCGGCCCCGCTCTTCGAGCGCCTGCACGCCTCCCTGCTGGCCCTGTTGGAGCGGGCCGGTGCCGAACCCCGGTGGGGGCGGCAGGTGGTGGGGGCGATGCTGCGGGCGGGACTGGAACAGGTCACGGCGACCACCTACGCGGAGGCCTGGCAGGGCGGCGGCGAGGGGATCGGCCTGCATCGCGTCAACACCGAGCAAGTCACCGATGGTCTGGCCGAGTTGGGGGTCGCGCCCGGTGACGTGGACGCCTTCCTCGCCCTCCTGGACGACCCGCGCTTCGTCGTCAACTCCTACCCCCTGGTCAGCGCATTGGGCCGACGCCCGGGAGAGGTGACCTCGTGA
- a CDS encoding salicylate synthase: MTTADYREIRLHLTEEPLTLMARLARSGLYDQYAVYENGPEWSYAGGTLAAFRLTRDARDLSAVEQWLAALPVTGWRVYGWAAFELGAALAGARTSAADGEQALLHLVVPAVEVRATGDRLLLRATDPDHLDGLLRLVRAPETPGAPVSPVPPEPTGRVDVVLDDTGDYRDAVATALDDLRGPGPLAKVILSRRVPVPVPLDLTATYVAGRRANTPARSFLLNLGGIGAAGFSPETVAEVTGDRRVVSRPLPGTRARTGSPDEDARLRADLLSDPKEVHEHAISVKLALEDLALVCDDTCTTEYMTVAERGTVQHLASTVVGRLRADRTPWQAFAALFPAVTATGIPKTPAYDVIRALEGRPRGLYGGAVLTYDVSGALDAALVLRSVFRQGEHCWLQAGAGIVRQSQPAREHEETCEKLRSVAGYLVPTATATATG; this comes from the coding sequence GTGACGACCGCCGACTACCGGGAGATCCGGCTGCACTTGACGGAGGAACCCCTCACCCTCATGGCCCGGCTCGCCCGCAGCGGCCTGTACGACCAGTACGCGGTGTACGAGAACGGCCCGGAGTGGTCGTACGCCGGCGGCACCCTCGCGGCGTTCCGCCTCACTAGGGACGCGCGGGACCTGTCGGCCGTCGAGCAGTGGCTCGCCGCACTGCCGGTGACCGGATGGCGGGTCTACGGCTGGGCCGCCTTCGAGTTGGGGGCGGCCCTGGCCGGGGCGCGCACGAGTGCCGCGGACGGCGAACAGGCCCTCCTCCACCTGGTCGTACCGGCCGTCGAGGTGCGGGCCACGGGCGACCGACTGCTGCTCCGCGCCACCGACCCCGACCACCTCGACGGACTGCTACGGCTGGTCCGCGCGCCGGAGACACCGGGCGCACCGGTATCTCCCGTACCTCCCGAGCCCACCGGGCGGGTCGACGTGGTGCTGGACGACACCGGCGACTACCGCGATGCCGTCGCCACCGCCCTCGACGACCTGCGCGGACCGGGCCCGTTGGCGAAGGTGATCCTGTCCCGGCGGGTCCCGGTGCCCGTGCCGCTGGACCTGACCGCCACCTATGTCGCGGGGCGACGGGCCAACACCCCTGCCCGGTCCTTCCTGTTGAACCTCGGTGGGATCGGCGCGGCCGGCTTCAGCCCGGAGACCGTCGCCGAAGTCACCGGCGACCGGCGGGTGGTGAGCCGACCGCTGCCCGGGACCCGGGCCCGCACGGGCTCACCGGACGAGGACGCCCGGCTGCGCGCCGACCTGCTGAGCGACCCGAAGGAGGTCCACGAGCACGCCATCTCCGTGAAACTGGCGCTGGAGGATCTCGCCCTCGTCTGCGACGACACCTGCACCACCGAGTACATGACCGTCGCGGAACGCGGCACGGTCCAGCACCTCGCCTCCACCGTCGTCGGCCGCCTCCGCGCCGACCGCACCCCCTGGCAGGCCTTCGCCGCCCTGTTCCCCGCGGTCACCGCCACCGGCATCCCCAAGACACCGGCCTACGACGTGATCCGCGCGCTGGAGGGCCGCCCCCGGGGGCTGTACGGGGGTGCTGTCCTCACCTACGACGTCTCCGGCGCGCTCGATGCCGCGCTCGTCCTGCGCAGCGTCTTCCGGCAGGGCGAGCACTGCTGGCTCCAGGCCGGCGCCGGGATCGTCCGGCAGTCGCAGCCGGCCCGGGAACACGAGGAGACCTGCGAGAAGCTGCGCAGTGTCGCCGGGTACCTGGTGCCGACGGCGACGGCGACGGCGACGGGATGA
- a CDS encoding zinc-dependent alcohol dehydrogenase family protein, with protein MKAVVFEQYGELADVRDVPDPHPAPHGVTVRVEATGLCRSDWHGWQGHDPDITLPHVPGHELAGVIESVGPRVTNWHPGDRVTVPFVCACGSCEACAAGDQQICARQTQPGFTHWGSFAQYVALDHADVNLVAIPDEMSFATAASLGCRFATAFRAVVQRGRVAAGEWVAVHGCGGVGLSAVMIAAASGARVVAVDISPEALALARKFGATECVDGTRTPDTAQAVRELTGGGAHLSLDALGSPTTCANSVNGLRRRGRHIQVGLLPSSSGTTPVPMARAISLELELLGSHGMAAHTYPPMLELVRAGVLRPDLLATATITLAETPAALAAMGTAPGAGVTVIEPWS; from the coding sequence ATGAAAGCGGTGGTGTTCGAGCAGTACGGTGAGCTCGCCGACGTGCGCGACGTACCCGACCCCCACCCCGCACCCCACGGAGTGACAGTCCGGGTGGAAGCCACCGGGCTCTGCCGCAGCGACTGGCACGGCTGGCAGGGCCACGACCCCGACATCACCCTGCCTCACGTCCCGGGCCACGAACTCGCCGGTGTCATCGAGTCGGTGGGCCCCCGCGTCACCAACTGGCACCCCGGAGACCGAGTCACCGTACCGTTCGTGTGCGCCTGCGGAAGCTGCGAGGCATGCGCGGCAGGCGACCAGCAGATCTGCGCGCGCCAGACCCAGCCCGGCTTCACCCACTGGGGTTCCTTCGCCCAGTACGTCGCCCTGGACCACGCGGACGTGAACCTGGTCGCGATCCCGGACGAGATGTCCTTCGCGACGGCGGCTTCACTGGGCTGCCGGTTCGCGACGGCGTTCCGCGCGGTGGTGCAGCGCGGCCGGGTCGCGGCGGGGGAGTGGGTCGCGGTGCACGGCTGCGGGGGAGTGGGCCTGTCGGCGGTGATGATCGCGGCGGCGTCCGGCGCTCGTGTCGTCGCCGTCGACATCTCCCCCGAAGCACTGGCGCTGGCAAGGAAGTTCGGGGCGACGGAGTGCGTGGACGGCACGCGGACCCCGGACACGGCCCAGGCGGTACGCGAACTGACGGGCGGCGGCGCCCACTTGTCGCTGGACGCCCTGGGCTCACCGACGACCTGCGCCAACTCGGTGAACGGCCTGCGCCGCCGAGGCCGCCACATCCAGGTCGGCCTCCTCCCCTCCTCCTCCGGTACGACCCCGGTCCCCATGGCCAGGGCGATCTCCCTGGAACTCGAACTCCTCGGCAGCCACGGCATGGCGGCCCACACCTACCCGCCCATGCTGGAACTGGTCCGAGCGGGAGTACTCCGCCCCGACCTCCTCGCCACCGCCACGATCACCCTGGCCGAGACACCGGCGGCGCTCGCCGCGATGGGGACGGCACCGGGAGCGGGGGTGACGGTCATCGAGCCGTGGAGCTGA
- a CDS encoding PrsW family intramembrane metalloprotease, with protein MTYSPPPGAPRARIPGPQQPPPTYPQIRTGLWKQCLGGGLALWVLTALVTYATKNTTLLPTLILLGSFLVPVTFVLWAYERHGRDLGVSVILGCFLTGGTLGVLGASVMEYYLLHPSLWMFVGVGLIEEAVKLGALMFVLRRQPRLHGMRAGLVLGATVGFGFAALESAGYAFNAAVSAKGIDLRALLETEILRGVLAPFGHGLWTAIAGGVLLSYRQLNGRFRFTGPVVGTFLGVSLLHALWDSTHGIAIWLVARLSGTGLDRQLFAQGYIPRPTDQQEHLFTMFSVGGMVLVALLGIGWVRSLARRDPSWRNTP; from the coding sequence GTGACCTACTCTCCGCCGCCCGGCGCGCCCCGGGCCCGTATCCCCGGGCCGCAGCAGCCGCCGCCGACGTACCCCCAGATCCGCACCGGTCTGTGGAAGCAGTGCCTGGGCGGCGGGCTGGCGCTGTGGGTGCTGACCGCGCTGGTCACGTACGCGACGAAGAACACCACCCTCCTGCCGACGCTGATCCTGCTCGGCAGCTTCCTGGTGCCCGTGACCTTCGTCCTGTGGGCGTACGAGCGGCACGGGCGCGACCTGGGCGTCAGCGTGATCCTCGGCTGCTTCCTGACCGGCGGCACGCTCGGGGTGCTGGGCGCCTCGGTGATGGAGTACTACCTGCTGCACCCCTCCTTGTGGATGTTCGTGGGCGTCGGGCTCATCGAGGAGGCCGTGAAGCTCGGGGCACTGATGTTCGTGCTGCGCCGGCAGCCTCGGCTGCACGGGATGCGGGCCGGGCTGGTGCTGGGCGCGACGGTCGGCTTCGGATTCGCCGCCCTGGAGAGTGCCGGTTACGCCTTCAACGCGGCCGTCTCCGCCAAGGGCATCGATCTGCGCGCCCTCCTGGAGACCGAGATCCTGCGCGGGGTACTCGCCCCCTTCGGGCACGGCCTGTGGACGGCGATCGCGGGCGGGGTCCTGCTCTCCTACCGGCAGTTGAACGGGCGTTTCCGCTTCACCGGCCCGGTCGTCGGCACGTTTCTCGGCGTCTCCCTGCTGCACGCCCTGTGGGACTCGACGCACGGGATCGCCATCTGGCTGGTGGCCCGGCTGTCGGGAACGGGCCTGGACCGGCAGTTGTTCGCCCAGGGGTACATCCCGCGGCCGACCGACCAGCAGGAGCATCTCTTCACGATGTTCTCGGTGGGCGGAATGGTGCTCGTGGCCCTGCTCGGCATCGGCTGGGTGCGGTCGCTGGCCCGCCGCGATCCCTCTTGGAGAAATACCCCCTAG
- a CDS encoding heavy-metal-associated domain-containing protein, with the protein MTAQTDTQGSVTTVYKVSGMSCGHCEGSVSGEISGLPGVSSVKAVASTGEVTVVSAAPLTDEAVRAAVDEAGFELVGQV; encoded by the coding sequence ATGACCGCCCAGACCGACACCCAGGGTTCCGTCACCACCGTCTACAAGGTGAGCGGGATGAGCTGCGGACACTGCGAGGGCTCCGTCTCCGGCGAGATCTCCGGGCTGCCCGGCGTCAGCTCGGTGAAGGCCGTCGCGTCGACCGGCGAGGTCACCGTCGTATCCGCCGCCCCGCTCACCGACGAGGCCGTCCGCGCGGCCGTCGACGAGGCGGGCTTCGAGCTCGTCGGCCAGGTCTGA
- a CDS encoding heavy metal translocating P-type ATPase — translation MTSTTAIGTTAETPIPAAPEAAAAEVELLIGGMTCASCAARVEKKLNRMDGVSATVNYATEKAKVSYPAGIQVADLIATVVKTGYTAEEPAPPEPEPPTRDDDPELASLRERLTVSAVLALPVVLLSMIPALQFDNWQWLALTLAAPVVVWGGLPFHRAAFTNARHGAATMDTLVSVGTLAAFGWSLWALFWGDAGMAGMHDEFRLTVSRTDGASTIYLEVAAGVVALILLGRYLEARSKRRAGAALRALMQLGAKDVAVLRDGREVRLPVAELAVGDRFVVRPGEKIATDGTVVEGTSAVDASMLTGESVPVDVAPGDTVTGATVNAGGRLVVAASRVGSDTQLARMARLVEDAQNGKAEVQRLADRISGIFVPVVLLIALGTFGTWLAVTGDVAAAFTAAVAVLIIACPCALGLATPTALMVGTGRGAQLGILIKGPEVLESTRRVDTVVLDKTGTITTGRMTLQEVHVAEGTDERELLRLAGALEHASEHPVARAVAAGAEERVGPLPPAEHFENVPGRGVRGRVEGREVAVGRLYDTLPEELTRAASEAESGGRTAVVVGWDGVARGVLAVADAVKETSAEAVRELRALGLTPVLLTGDNRAVAEAVAAAVGISPGDVIAEVLPEDKVAVVRRLQGEGRTVAMVGDGVNDAAALATADLGLAMGTGTDAAIEASDLTLVRGDLRVAADAIRLSRRTLTTIKGNLVWAFGYNVAALPLAAAGMLNPMIAGAAMAFSSVFVVSNSLRLRTFR, via the coding sequence ATGACCAGCACCACCGCGATCGGCACCACCGCAGAGACCCCCATACCCGCGGCCCCCGAAGCCGCCGCCGCCGAGGTCGAGTTGCTCATCGGCGGGATGACCTGCGCCTCCTGCGCGGCCCGCGTCGAGAAGAAGCTCAACCGCATGGACGGCGTCAGCGCCACGGTCAACTACGCGACGGAGAAGGCGAAAGTCAGCTACCCGGCGGGCATCCAGGTCGCCGATCTCATCGCGACCGTGGTGAAGACCGGGTACACCGCCGAGGAACCCGCACCGCCCGAGCCGGAGCCACCGACCCGCGACGACGATCCCGAACTCGCCTCCCTGCGCGAGCGGTTGACCGTCTCGGCCGTCCTCGCGCTGCCCGTGGTGCTGCTGTCGATGATCCCGGCCCTGCAGTTCGACAACTGGCAGTGGCTCGCACTCACCCTCGCCGCGCCGGTCGTCGTCTGGGGCGGACTCCCGTTCCACCGGGCCGCGTTCACCAACGCCCGGCACGGCGCGGCCACCATGGACACCCTTGTCTCGGTCGGCACGCTGGCCGCGTTCGGCTGGTCGCTGTGGGCGCTGTTCTGGGGCGACGCGGGCATGGCCGGCATGCACGACGAGTTCCGCCTCACCGTCTCGCGCACGGACGGCGCCTCGACGATCTACCTCGAAGTGGCCGCCGGAGTCGTCGCGTTGATCCTGCTGGGCCGCTATCTGGAGGCCCGCTCCAAGAGGCGGGCGGGAGCGGCCCTGCGCGCGCTCATGCAACTGGGCGCCAAGGATGTGGCAGTTCTGCGGGACGGTCGTGAAGTACGGCTCCCCGTGGCCGAGTTGGCGGTCGGGGACCGTTTCGTCGTACGGCCCGGGGAGAAGATCGCGACCGACGGCACCGTCGTCGAGGGCACCTCCGCGGTCGACGCGTCGATGCTGACCGGCGAGTCGGTACCGGTGGACGTGGCACCGGGTGACACCGTCACGGGCGCGACCGTGAACGCCGGCGGGCGGCTCGTCGTAGCAGCGAGCCGGGTCGGTTCGGACACCCAACTCGCGCGCATGGCGCGGCTGGTGGAGGACGCGCAGAACGGCAAGGCCGAGGTGCAGCGGCTCGCGGACCGGATCTCCGGGATCTTCGTGCCGGTGGTGCTGCTGATCGCGCTCGGCACGTTCGGGACGTGGCTCGCGGTCACCGGAGACGTGGCCGCCGCGTTCACCGCGGCCGTCGCCGTGCTGATCATCGCCTGCCCGTGCGCGCTGGGCCTGGCCACCCCGACCGCCCTCATGGTCGGCACCGGCCGCGGCGCCCAACTGGGCATCCTGATCAAGGGCCCCGAGGTCCTGGAGTCCACCCGCCGCGTCGACACGGTCGTCCTCGACAAGACGGGCACGATCACCACCGGCCGCATGACCCTCCAGGAGGTCCACGTCGCCGAGGGCACCGACGAGCGGGAGCTACTGCGGCTCGCGGGCGCCCTGGAGCACGCCTCCGAGCACCCCGTCGCGCGGGCCGTGGCGGCGGGCGCGGAGGAGCGGGTGGGCCCGCTGCCGCCGGCCGAGCACTTCGAGAACGTGCCCGGCCGTGGCGTACGCGGGCGCGTGGAGGGCCGTGAGGTGGCCGTGGGGCGCCTCTACGACACCCTCCCCGAGGAGTTGACCCGAGCCGCCTCCGAGGCCGAGAGCGGCGGACGTACGGCCGTGGTGGTCGGCTGGGACGGAGTGGCGCGCGGGGTCCTCGCGGTCGCCGACGCGGTCAAGGAGACCAGCGCCGAGGCCGTACGGGAGCTGCGGGCCCTCGGACTCACCCCGGTGCTGCTGACCGGGGACAACCGCGCGGTCGCGGAAGCGGTGGCCGCCGCCGTCGGGATCTCCCCCGGGGACGTCATCGCCGAGGTGCTGCCCGAGGACAAGGTCGCCGTCGTACGACGACTGCAGGGCGAGGGACGGACCGTCGCCATGGTGGGCGACGGGGTCAACGACGCGGCCGCGCTCGCCACCGCCGACCTGGGGCTCGCGATGGGCACCGGGACGGACGCGGCGATCGAGGCGAGCGATCTGACGCTGGTGCGCGGGGATCTGCGGGTGGCCGCGGACGCGATCCGGCTGTCCCGGCGGACACTGACCACCATCAAGGGCAATCTCGTATGGGCTTTTGGATACAACGTGGCGGCGCTGCCGCTCGCCGCCGCGGGCATGCTGAACCCCATGATCGCGGGGGCCGCGATGGCCTTTTCGTCGGTGTTCGTGGTGTCCAACAGCCTGCGACTTAGGACATTTCGCTGA
- a CDS encoding citrate synthase, with amino-acid sequence MSDNSVVLRFGDGEYTYPVIDSTVGDKGFDIGKLRAQTGLVTLDSGYGNTAAYKSAITYLDGEQGILRYRGYPIEQLAERSTFVEVAYLLINGELPTVDELTVFKNDITQHTLLHEDVKNFYKGFPRDAHPMAMLSSVVSALSTFYQDSHNPFDEKQRNLSTIRLLAKLPTIAAYAYKKSIGHPFVYPRNDLGYVENFLRMTFSVPAQEYDLDPVVVSALDKLLILHADHEQNCSTSTVRLVGSSQANMFASISAGINALWGPLHGGANQSVLEMLEGIQANGGDVDSFIRKVKNKEDGVRLMGFGHRVYKSFDPRAKIIKAAAHDVLSALGKSDELLDIALKLEGHALSDDYFVSRNLYPNVDFYTGLIYRAMGFPAEMFTVLFALGRLPGWIAQWHEMIKEPGSRIGRPRQIYTGVVERDFVPVEGR; translated from the coding sequence GTGAGCGACAACTCTGTAGTACTGCGGTTCGGCGACGGCGAGTACACCTACCCGGTGATCGACAGCACCGTCGGCGACAAGGGCTTCGACATCGGGAAGCTCCGTGCTCAGACCGGTCTGGTGACGCTGGACAGCGGTTATGGGAACACCGCCGCCTATAAATCCGCCATCACCTACCTCGACGGTGAGCAGGGCATCCTCCGGTACCGCGGCTACCCGATCGAGCAGTTGGCCGAGCGCTCCACCTTCGTGGAGGTCGCCTACCTGCTCATCAACGGCGAGCTGCCGACCGTCGACGAGCTCACCGTGTTCAAGAACGACATCACGCAGCACACCCTGCTGCACGAGGACGTCAAGAACTTCTACAAGGGCTTCCCGCGCGACGCCCACCCGATGGCGATGCTGTCGTCGGTCGTCTCGGCGCTGTCCACGTTCTACCAGGACAGCCACAACCCGTTCGACGAGAAGCAGCGCAACCTCTCCACGATCCGGCTGCTCGCGAAGCTTCCGACGATCGCGGCGTACGCGTACAAGAAGTCGATCGGCCACCCGTTCGTCTACCCGCGCAACGACCTCGGCTACGTCGAGAACTTCCTGCGCATGACCTTCTCGGTCCCCGCCCAGGAGTACGACCTCGACCCGGTCGTCGTCTCCGCGCTGGACAAGCTGCTGATCCTGCACGCGGACCACGAGCAGAACTGTTCGACCTCCACGGTCCGCCTCGTCGGCTCCTCGCAGGCCAACATGTTCGCCTCGATCTCGGCCGGCATCAACGCGCTGTGGGGCCCGCTGCACGGCGGCGCCAACCAGTCCGTCCTGGAGATGCTGGAAGGCATCCAGGCCAACGGCGGCGATGTCGACTCCTTCATCCGCAAGGTGAAGAACAAGGAGGACGGCGTCCGCCTGATGGGCTTCGGCCACCGGGTGTACAAGTCCTTCGACCCGCGCGCCAAGATCATCAAGGCTGCCGCGCACGACGTCCTCTCGGCCCTCGGCAAGTCCGACGAGCTGCTGGACATCGCGCTCAAGCTCGAGGGGCACGCGCTGTCCGACGACTACTTCGTCTCGCGCAACCTCTACCCGAACGTCGACTTCTACACCGGTCTGATCTACCGGGCCATGGGCTTCCCGGCCGAGATGTTCACGGTCCTGTTCGCCCTGGGCCGCCTCCCGGGCTGGATCGCCCAGTGGCACGAGATGATCAAGGAGCCCGGCTCCCGTATCGGCCGCCCGCGCCAGATCTACACGGGCGTCGTCGAGCGCGACTTCGTCCCGGTCGAGGGTCGCTGA